The genomic stretch TAAGTTAGTCATCGCGAACCGAGGCGAAATCGCGCTTCGTATCCTTCGTGCATGTAAAGAATTAGGCATCAAAACTGTTGCCGTACACTCAACCGCAGACCGTGATCTGAAACACGTCCTGCTGGCTGATGAAACTGTCTGTATCGGTCCTGCGAAAGGCATCGACAGCTACCTGAACATTCCGCGTATCATCTCGGCGGCAGAAGTGACCGGTGCGATTGCTATCCACCCGGGTTACGGCTTCCTGTCTGAGAACGCAGACTTCGCTGAACAAGTTGAGCGCAGCGGCTTTATCTTCGTGGGTCCTAAAGCGGACACCATTCGCCTGATGGGTGACAAAGTGTCAGCAATCAACGCGATGAAAAAAGCGGGCGTACCATGTGTACCAGGCTCTGACGGCCCGCTGGACGGCGACGAAGCGAAGAACAAAGCGCACGCGAAACGCATCGGCTACCCGGTCATCATCAAAGCATCGGGCGGCGGCGGCGGTCGTGGTATGCGCGTGGTTCGTTCTGAGAAAGAACTGATCAACGCCATCAACATGACCCGCGCAGAAGCACGTGCAGCATTCAACAACGACATGGTGTACATGGAGAAATTCCTGGAAAACCCACGTCACGTTGAAGTTCAGGTTCTGGCTGACGGCCAGGGCGGCGCTATCCACCTGGGTGAACGTGACTGTTCAATGCAGCGTCGTCACCAGAAAGTGGTAGAAGAAGCTCCGGCACCAGGCATCACTGAAGAGATGCGTAAGTACATCGGTGAACGTTGTACCCGTGCGTGTATCGAAATCGGTTACCGCGGCGCAGGTACGTTTGAGTTCCTGTACGAAAACGGCGAGTTCTACTTCATTGAAATGAACACCCGTATCCAGGTTGAACACCCGGTGACCGAAATGGTGACTGGCGTTGACCTGATCAAAGAACAGCTGCGTATCGCGGCCGGTCAGCCTCTGTCATTCACTCAGGATGACA from Vibrio ostreae encodes the following:
- the accC gene encoding acetyl-CoA carboxylase biotin carboxylase subunit, with translation MLDKLVIANRGEIALRILRACKELGIKTVAVHSTADRDLKHVLLADETVCIGPAKGIDSYLNIPRIISAAEVTGAIAIHPGYGFLSENADFAEQVERSGFIFVGPKADTIRLMGDKVSAINAMKKAGVPCVPGSDGPLDGDEAKNKAHAKRIGYPVIIKASGGGGGRGMRVVRSEKELINAINMTRAEARAAFNNDMVYMEKFLENPRHVEVQVLADGQGGAIHLGERDCSMQRRHQKVVEEAPAPGITEEMRKYIGERCTRACIEIGYRGAGTFEFLYENGEFYFIEMNTRIQVEHPVTEMVTGVDLIKEQLRIAAGQPLSFTQDDIKIRGHAMECRINAEDPERFLPCPGKITRFHSPGGMGVRWESHIYSGYTVPAYYDSMIGKLITFGENRDVAIARMRNALEEMIVEGIKTNIPLQQEIMKDENFQHGGTNIHYLEKKLGLQ